One region of Alosa sapidissima isolate fAloSap1 chromosome 1, fAloSap1.pri, whole genome shotgun sequence genomic DNA includes:
- the LOC121723859 gene encoding uncharacterized protein LOC121723859: MTMCSLLLLLFTLIGDSFQDDITPASTELLVSEGETASLSCNYNVSVSVNNLQWYRQNPGSKPEFIIMLYEYRDNELESAPLHPRASGKVNKGSKQVHLNISSAEVSDSAVYYCALEPTVTGTLTSLYKNSNNINCKSVGNYITPVTTVKHAIEGEHVELSCKYDGTDYSLHWYPQFSYSVPRFLILEYRGYITNATPPVPGLSIKHDKTAKQVSLEISSAEVSDSAVYYCALQPTVSGNPAALNKNPHS; this comes from the exons ATGACCATGTGCAGCCTTCTCCTTTTGCTTTTCACACTGATAG gtGACAGTTTTCAAGATGACATCACTCCAGCCTCTACAGAACTTCTTGTGTCAGAGGGAGAAACAGCTTCTCTCTCGTGCAACTACAATGTTTCTGTGAGTGTGAACAATCTGCAGTGGTATCGCCAGAATCCAGGATCTAAACCAGAATTCATCATCATGTTGTATGAATACAGAGACAATGAATTGGAATCAGCTCCTCTTCATCCTCGAGCCTCTGGTAAAGTGAATAAAGGCTCTAAACAGGTTCATCTGAATATCTCATCTGCTGAAGTATCAGATTCTGCTGTCTACTACTGCGCTCTGGAGCCCACAGTGACAGGAACACTAACTTCACTGTACAAAAACTCAAACAACATtaact gtaagagtgttggaAACTATATTACTCCAGTCACTACAGTCAAGCATGCAATAGAAGGAGAACATGTTGAGCTCTCCTGCAAGTACGATGGAACAGACTACAGTCTGCACTGGTATCCCCAGTTCTCTTACTCAGTACCACGGTTTCTCATTCTGGAATATCGAGGCTACATAACCAATGCAACTCCTCCTGTTCCTGGGTTATCAATCAAACATGACAAGACAGCAAAGCAAGTTTCTCTGGAGATCTCATCTGCTGAAGTCTCAGACTCTGCTGTCTACTACTGTGCCCTGCAGCCCACAGTGTCAGGAAACCCAGCTGCACTCAACAAAAACCCTCACAGCTAA